DNA from Endomicrobiales bacterium:
ATCATTGGAATACATTTTTAATGTTGAACTTGTGCAAGAAAGAGCCGCTGTGCAAGTTGCCAAATCTGATGAAAATTTGCAGCGCCCAAAAGAAAAAAATAATCTTGGAATATTAGCTCAAAACTCACAAAAAGTTGACTTAAAAGATAAACTTGGCAGAAACGACCCTTGTCCATGTGGCAGCGGGAAAAAATATAAGAAGTGTTGTGGCAAATAAATGAAAACTAACAAAAAAAACAAACCAAAAAAACAAAGTTTAAAACCAACTCTGAAAATTTTACAAAGAGAAGTGGCTTTCCTGCATGGGGTAATTGATATACTCGGCAAAGCTGAAGACCTTGCCACATTGCTTCAACAGCTAAGTAAACTACTTGCTGATTTTATTAACGCAGACAGTTGCTTAATTTATTTGCTTTCAGATACAAAAACCGATCTTGTATTGCTTGGCGCATACCCGCCACATCCAAACCAGATTGGCAAAGTTCGCCTTGAAACCGGGCATGGAATTACGGGATGGGTGGCCGCGCACCGAGAGCCTGCTGTACTTTGCGGCAATGCCTATAAAGACCCTCGTTTTAAGTTTGTAAAAAATATTCCTGAAGATAAGTACGAAGCTCTTCTTTCAGTTCCAATTATGTTAGATTCAAACCCAAGCGGCGTTGTAAATATCTTCAATAAAAAAAGCACCAAGTTTACATCAAGCCATGTTGATATTCTAACCAACATTGCTGCTCATATTTCATCGGCAATTGAAAGAATGCGTTTAGAGCAGATTGCAAATAACAAAGAGAAACAAATTGAGGTTATTGCAAAGCTTTCTAACACAATAGTTTCGGGTATGTATTTAAAAGAGATACTACAACTAATTGTAACAATGAGTGCGCAGATGATGAACTCAAAAATATGTTCGCTTATGTTGCTTAACGAGAAAACGGGTGAACTTAAAATTGAAGCAACCCAATCACTTTCTGATGAATATAAAATGAAGCCGCCGATAAATATAGCCAAATCTGTGGCTGGGAAGTCCATAATAGAAAAACGCTCTATTGTAGTTG
Protein-coding regions in this window:
- a CDS encoding GAF domain-containing protein: MKTNKKNKPKKQSLKPTLKILQREVAFLHGVIDILGKAEDLATLLQQLSKLLADFINADSCLIYLLSDTKTDLVLLGAYPPHPNQIGKVRLETGHGITGWVAAHREPAVLCGNAYKDPRFKFVKNIPEDKYEALLSVPIMLDSNPSGVVNIFNKKSTKFTSSHVDILTNIAAHISSAIERMRLEQIANNKEKQIEVIAKLSNTIVSGMYLKEILQLIVTMSAQMMNSKICSLMLLNEKTGELKIEATQSLSDEYKMKPPINIAKSVAGKSIIEKRSIVVADVTKDPNYTYPEIAKKEGLRSMLAVPMIFKNKPIGVINCYTTVEHDFSSDEINLLSTIANQAAVAIVNTRLIEEANVTKEALETRKLIDRAKGILMRLKNMNEEEAFRFLQRQAMDLRRTMRDIAEAVLLSEGIRKANL